A genomic window from Lotus japonicus ecotype B-129 chromosome 1, LjGifu_v1.2 includes:
- the LOC130749866 gene encoding WRKY DNA-binding transcription factor 70-like, whose protein sequence is MNTMLFPESVSAKRKQVIRELVKGREHATQLKFLLQNLNGGSLSAKEMAASVLRSFSVSLSVITSDSLSEEAGSGGGGEVADQNHSEDGSLVMAAAAAASSNIGPEDSSESCGKRIFVQATKDRRGSYKRRKSEQTRTIVSPTTDDDHSWRKYGQKDILNSQFPRSYFRCTRKHDQGCRANKQVQRIQENPDMYQITYIGFHTCKDTPIKAPEMVTFSNTWDSFLVNSHPDSNEHHDPIIKLECPCSGETPSDVTGNNLDHSLWSELKDFELSKPSNIIPSSSAVHMDFGVLSSHFSTDFHFEENNLLYSSS, encoded by the exons atgaatactATGCTTTTCCCTGAAAGTGTCTCTGCCAAGAGAAAACAAGTGATCAGAGAGCTTGTGAAGGGTCGTGAGCATGCTACTCAGCTCAAGTTTCTGCTTCAGAATCTAAATGGGGGGTCTCTCTCAGCTAAGGAAATGGCGGCCAGTGTGCTCAGATCTTTCTCCGTCTCTCTTTCTGTCATTACTTCTGATTCTTTATCTGAAGAAgctggtagtggtggtggtggtgaggttGCTGATCAGAATCATAGTGAAGATGGGTCACTTGTGATGGCGGCGGCGGCTGCTGCTTCCAGCAATATTGGTCCTGAAGATTCAAGTGAGAGCTGCGGGAAGAGAATATTTGTGCAGGCCACAAAGGATCGGAGAGGTTCATACAAAAGAAG GAAGAGTGAGCAGACACGGACCATTGTCTCCCCAACCACTGATGATGATCATTCATGGAGAAAGTACGGACAAAAGGATATCTTGAATTCTCAATTCCCCAG GAGTTACTTCAGGTGCACCCGGAAGCATGATCAAGGTTGCCGGGCAAACAAACAGGTGCAACGGATACAGGAGAATCCTGACATGTACCAAATTACATATATTGGGTTTCACACATGCAAAGACACTCCGATCAAAGCCCCAGAAATGGTCACATTCTCTAATACTTGGGACTCATTCCTTGTGAATTCCCATCCTGACTCAAATGAACATCATGATCCAATTATAAAACTAGAATGTCCCTGCAGTGGTGAAACTCCAAGTGATGTTACTGGCAACAACTTGGATCATAGCCTGTGGTCTGAGTTGAAGGATTTTGAGCTATCCAAACCTTCCAATATTATACCCTCAAGCAGTGCAGTTCATATGGATTTTGGGGTACTTTCTTCTCATTTCAGCACTGActtccactttgaagaaaataaTCTGCTCTATTCATCTTCGTAA